A single genomic interval of Puntigrus tetrazona isolate hp1 chromosome 1, ASM1883169v1, whole genome shotgun sequence harbors:
- the klhl2 gene encoding LOW QUALITY PROTEIN: kelch-like protein 2 (The sequence of the model RefSeq protein was modified relative to this genomic sequence to represent the inferred CDS: inserted 4 bases in 3 codons; deleted 4 bases in 3 codons), which produces MEIHPLCTKLCHHKAVELKDDVCEKQSAVTINPRHMRKAFRIMNELRSQSVLCDVTIIAEDVEIAAHRVVLAAGCPYFHAMFTGEMTESRQRKVRIKEIDGWTLGMLIDYVYTAEIQVTEENVQVLLPAAGLLQLQEVKKACCEFLITQLHPTNCLGIRAFADLHACTELLNLANTYAEQHFSEVVQSEEFLNLGMEQVCSLIASDKLTIPSEEKVFEAVIAWVTHDKDVRQEHMAHLMEHVRLPLLSREYLVQRVEEETLVKNSSACKDYLIEAMKYHLLPAEQRTLMKTIRTRVRTPISYPKVMVVVXGQAPKAIRSVECYDFEEERWFQVAELPSRRCRAGVVYMGGVVYAVGGFNGSLRVRTVDAYDPVKDEWCCVSSMQDRRSTLGSSVLNGLLYAVGGFDGSTGLATVEAYNAKANEWFHVSPMNTRRSSVGVGVVGGLLYAVGGYDGATRQCLSTVEAHNPNTNEWSYTAEMGTRCSGAGVGVLKGLLYAVGGHXAPYVRKSCEVYDPATNTWKQVADMNMCXRNAGVCAVNNLLYVIGGDDGSCNLASVEFYNPNTDKWTLLPTCMSTGRSYAGVTVIDKPL; this is translated from the exons ATGGAGATACATCCACT ATGCACTAAGCTTTGTCATCATAAAGCTGTGGAGCTGAaggatgatgtgtgtgagaaacagagTGCGGTCACCATCAATCCACGTCACATGAGGAAGGCTTTCCGGATCATGAATGAGCTccgcag TCAAAGTGTGTTATGTGATGTCACCATCATTGCGGAGGATGTGGAGATAGCTGCTCATCGAGTCGTCTTAGCGGCGGGGTGTCCGTACTTCCACGCTATGTTTACAG GAGAGATGACTGAGAGTCGTCAGAGGAAGGTCCGAATCAAAGAGATTGACGGCTGGACTCTGGGAATGCTGATCGACTATGTTTACACTGCTGAGATCCAAGTAACAGAGGAGAATGTGCag gTGCTTTTGCCGGCCGCTGGTCTGCTGCAGTTACAGGAAGTTAAAAAGGCCTGCTGCGAGTTTCTCATAACTCAGCTTCACCCAACCAACTGCCTCGGTATCCGCGCCTTCGCTGATTTGCACGCCTGCACGGAGCTGCTCAACCTCGCCAACACGTACGCAG AGCAACACTTCTCAGAGGTCGTGCAGAGTGAAGAGTTTCTCAATCTGGGCATGGAGCAAGTGTGCAGTCTCATAGCGAGCGACAAACTCACCATTCCATCAGAAGAAAAG GTGTTTGAGGCGGTCATAGCTTGGGTCACGCATGACAAAGATGTGCGTCAGGAACACATGGCTCATCTGATGGAACATGTTCGCTTGCCTCTTCTTTCCAGAGAATACCTCGTACAG agggtGGAGGAGGAAACGTTAGTGAAGAACAGCAGCGCCTGTAAAGACTACCTAATTGAAGCCATGAAGTACCACCTGCTGCCGGCCGAGCAGCGCACCTTGATGAAGACCATCCGCACCAGAGTGAGAACACCCATCAGCTACCCAAAG gtgatggtggtggt gggaCAGGCCCCTAAAGCCATCCGCAGTGTGGAGTGCTATGATTTTGAGGAGGAGAGATGGTTCCAAGTGGCAGAATTACCCTCCAGGCGATGTCGAGCAG gtgtggTGTACATGGGTGGTGTTGTGTATGCTGTTGGGGGTTTTAACGGGTCGTTACGAGTGAGGACGGTGGATGCATATGACCCCGTAAAAGACGAGTGGTGTTGCGTCAGTAGCATGCAGGACCGGAGGTCAACTCTAGGCTCCTCTGTCCTCAACGGCTTGCTTTATGCTGTTGGAGGGTTTGACGGCAGCACAG GTTTAGCTACTGTAGAGGCATACAACGCTAAGGCCAATGAGTGGTTCCACGTGAGTCCCATGAACACGCGACGA AGCAGTGTTGGAGTTGGCGTTGTTGGAG GGCTGCTTTATGCAGTCGGAGGCTATGATGGAGCAACCCGG CAGTGTTTGAGTACAGTTGAGGCC CACAACCCAAACACCAATGAATGGTCTTACACAGCAGAGATGGGAACCCGCTGTAGTGgtgcag GTGTCGGTGTGTTAAAGGGTCTCCTGTATGCAGTAGGAGGTC ACGCCCCTTATGTTAGAAAGAGCTGTGAGGTTTACGACCCTGCCACTAACACATGGAAACAGGTGGCTGATATGAATATGT CAAGAAACGCAG gtgtgtgtgcGGTAAATAATCTGCTATATGTGATTGGTGGAGATGATGGCTCATGCAACCTGGCTTCAGTGGAGTTCTACAATCCAAACACTGATAAATGGACTCTGCTGCCCACCTGCATGAGCACAGGACGCAGCTACGCAG GTGTGACTGTCATTGATAAGCCTCTCTGA